One segment of Hemibagrus wyckioides isolate EC202008001 linkage group LG05, SWU_Hwy_1.0, whole genome shotgun sequence DNA contains the following:
- the ndufa7 gene encoding NADH dehydrogenase [ubiquinone] 1 alpha subcomplex subunit 7 produces MATATTFIQRLRNFLAGRNLQAKLQLRYEELAKRTQLPPKLPVGPSHKFANNYYLTRDGRRESAPPTIIMSAQKTLAPGSEAPATTKHPVLPGPVLKELPLSSDQPYL; encoded by the exons ATGGCGACTGCGACAACGTTTATTCAGAGATTAAGGAACTTTTTGGCGGGG AGGAATCTTCAGGCAAAGCTTCAGCTGCGTTATGAAGAACTTGCAAAAAG gACTCAGCTTCCTCCTAAACTTCCTGTTGGTCCCAGCCATAAGTTCGCCAACAACTATTACCTTACCAGAGATGGGAGACGGGAGTCTGCTCCACCGACTATTATAATGTCTGCTCAGAAGACCCTGGCACCTGGCAG TGAAGCTCCAGCAACGACCAAGCATCCTGTCCTGCCTGGCCCTGTGCTGAAAGAGCTCCCGCTGTCCTCCGATCAGCCGTACCTCTGA